In Rhineura floridana isolate rRhiFlo1 chromosome 1, rRhiFlo1.hap2, whole genome shotgun sequence, the following proteins share a genomic window:
- the LOC133376834 gene encoding H-2 class I histocompatibility antigen, Q10 alpha chain-like, producing MYGCEVGPEGRRGGYIQHSYNGRDFLSLYKETLTWTAAQPEAQVTKRSWDRDRAFTQHWKASLEEECIEWLEGYLHYGKEVLQRTASNIAPIIGCVLGAILLGAAAIAGIMLYRKWQSGFKEAPTSGQGSDNQGSDNSSKGSNLAI from the coding sequence ATGTACGGCTGTGAGGTGGGCCCAGAGGGGCGCAGAGGAGGGTATATCCAGCACAGCTACAACGGGAGGGACTTCCTCAGCCTCTacaaggagaccctcacctggacGGCAGCCCAGCCGGAGGCCCAAGTGACCAAGAGGTCGTGGGATAGAGACAGGGCTTTTACCCAGCACTGGAAGGCCTCCCTGGAGGAGGAATGCATTGAGTGGCTGGAGGGTTACCTGCACTACGGGAAGGAGGTTCTGCAGAGGACAGCCTCCAACATAGCACCCATTATTGGGTGTGTTCTGGGGGCCATCCTGCTGGGAGCAGCTGCAATTGCTGGGATCATGTTGTACAGAAAATGGCAGTCAGGATTCAAAGAAGCGCCAACaagtggccaagggtctgacaacCAAGGGTCTGACAATTCCAGCAAGGGGAGCAACCTGGCCATCTAG